The Candidatus Vicinibacter proximus sequence ACCTCAGAAATTGTTGTATCTAATTTCTTGGATACTTACCGGATTTCTCCGACAATTATTCTATTGCAGAAACCTTGCCAATTTTTTAAAAAATTTAATTTTTTTTAATATTTATCGAGAATTAATTTAAATCATATTGTAAATTCTTGAATTACAACAAATTATGAAACCTTACTAATTTATATTAATTTGCATTGCATGTCTATCTCGGTTTAAAAATCTTATCCAGACTCTATATTACATATATAAACTAAATGGTTAGAGAACAATTGCGCCTCAACTGTTCCGTTATGCTTACATCTCTGCTTATGAAATGCATAAAAACTGCCACCAGGTCTCGAATGATCTTGATACAAAGCCTGCTGGTTTTTATATTCTTAGCCATAATTAATCCCCTTTTAATTGCTCAGTCCAATGAAGGAACGGAATTTTGGTTCAGCTTTCTGGAACACAGAGACAGGGGAAATGCCAGGTTGTGCATGATTAGTTCAAAACATAATACTTCTGGAACAATAAGTATGGATGCCATTGGATGGTCAGTCAACTTTAATTTACCAGCGAATACCATCATCACCATATCTATCCCTCCCGAAGCAGAAAACTTTGGATCTGAAATTAAAGCCAGCAAAGGGGTAAACGTCATAACACAATTGCCGAGTTCGGTTTATATACACCAGTTTCATGAATTTCGCTCCGATGCAGCGCTCGTATTGCCCATAAGCTCTTTGGGTAGTGAATATTATGCCATGACCTACTCAGGATATGAAAACAATGATGACCATTATCCCTCAGAATTTGTCCTTGTTGCCACCCAGGACCAAACCATGATAGATTTGGAGTTTTCAGCCGATACCCGTGGTGGTCAAAAAAAATTCAGTACACAGCAGATAACGCTTGATAAAGGAGAAACGTATCAAGTACAAGCTGCTAAAGTAACGGATGACTTAAGCGGGACTTATTTAAGGGGAAATAAAAATTTCGCCGTGTTTAGTGGCAACAGATGGACTCAAATTCCTACAGGATGCGGAAATAGGGATAATACTTTGGAGCAAATGTATCCCATTGAAACCTGGGGTAAAGAATTTATCGCCGTTCCTTCAAAATTTGTCAACTATGATTTGTTTAGAGTTTTGGCAGCAGAGGACTTTACAGAAGTGGTGATTCACACTTATAATCCATCCTCGCAACAAACCATAACGTTGAATAAAGGACAATGGCGTGAATTCAGGTTAAGCCAAAAATCCGCTTACATTAAGAGCAATCATCCGGTAATGTTGGCTCAGTTTCTAGTAGGTGGCAATTGCAATGGATTGAATGGACTCGGTGACCCTTCTATGGTTTTGCTCAACAGCATTGAACAATACAGAGATACCGTGACCTTATTTAATTCACCTTATGAAAATATCATCAACAACTTTATAAACATCATCATACAATCTCGAGACAGCTCAAAACTGACGGTTGATGGGAAAACATTGAACCAATGGGGAGCTAATCTAACTACAGTGGGCGACTCCAATCAGTTTGCTTTCGTTCAATTAGAGGTAAAAGATGGACCACACACACTTATTTCACAAGGATGTGGTCTCATTGCGGTAGCCTATGGTTATGGTCAAGCTGAATCCTATGCCTATGGAGGTGGGGCTAATTTTTTTAAAATTAATCAAATTCCCATTCCTGATGGTTCCTGTCTCAACGACAGTCTTTTGATGAAGTCCGGACTTCCTCCTTCCAGATTTACAGTCTCCTGGGATTTAGGGGATGGAACACGTTCAAATCTTCACGAATTTAAACATCGTTTCAAGGCATTGGGAAATTATACGGTTCAGTTATTTGTCCATGATTTATGCAGAAATACATTCGATACTCTGGATAAAAAGATACTCGTAACGCTTAGACAAGGCTTAACAGCTTATCCGGATACAACAGTTTGTATTGGTTCGGAAATTACTCTTCATGCTGTTGACCGGGATGAGAGCAGCTATCTATGGACAGGCCCCAATGGGTTTAACTCAGACCTACAAGATCCAAGATTGACCATTACAGATGTTCTGCAGTCAGGAACTTATACCGTAATGAGTGATTATTATGGCTGCGCAAGCTTTCCTAAAAACCTGTCTGTTATAGTTCATGAAAATCCAAAGCCCGATTTAGGAAAAGATCTGTATTTCTGCCCAGAAAGGGAAAGTGTCATTTTGAAAACATCTTATTCTTCCGGATTGGTTTGGCAGGATGGATCAATGAATCCGGAATTTATTGCAGACAAGGCAGGTCTGTACAGCATCCAGGTCACGAACGAATATTATTGTATTGGAACAGATTCGATCCTCCTGGAAGAGCGTTGTCCCGCAGAATATTTCTTTCCGAATATTTTTTCACCAAATGGTGATGGAATAAATGATTTCTTTTTACCAAAAACTACTTATTTAAATAGTTACAAACTTCAAATCTTCAGTAGATGGGGAGAGTTACTTTTCCAATCTGAAGATCCAAACACAGGCTGGGACGGCACAGCAAATGGTCAGGTTATGGTACCTGGAGTTTATGTTTATGTTTTTTCCTACACAGGTTATGATGATCGATATCAAACCCTTCATAAAACGGTTTCCGGAGATCTTACGCTGATCCGTTAACTGAGATCGTATCATTTAAGTTCTGACTCGGAAAATCAGGAAAGATCGTTTTCATCTTTGAACAGTGCCTTAAATATGCATTTTCCGGAATTCCATTAATCTAATAATAATTTATACATATTATAGAATTATAAATATGTTTTTATCAGACATGGATAATATAAACCTGGGTGTCCAATCTAATTTTGATTCATTAATCACATAAAAATTATGATCCATGAAATCAAAATTAAATTTCACTATCCTTTTGTTGTTTGCATCAGGTTTAATTTCCTCTCTAAGATCTGCTGAAGTTATGCCGGGAATACTTATTGCCGGAATAGAAATTAAAGGTTTTCCAAATGACTCCAATCAATTAGTCAATATCTGTATGTATGAATTGAAAAAATTAAACATCTATGATGTACTTAACCAAAAAGATGTAGAGTTTTCAGCGAAAGAAAATAACATTGATCTTACCAATTGTATGAGCAAACAATGCATGACCCAAATTGGAAAAGCCCTTGGTGTAGAAAAAGTGATCGGAGGCAGCATTGAACAATTTGGTGAAAAAATATATATCTCATTTCGTTTGCTGAATGTCCCCGGAGGAAATATGGAGAAAACATATAGCCAGGAATTTATGGCCTTTCCAGATCGTATTCCGTTGATGATTGAGATTACGCTAAGAAAAATGCATGGACTGGAAGTGGATGAGGCAAATCTGAAAACACTAACTTCAATCCAAAGTCTCGAAAGCACTTTAAACAATCCAAAGATCACCCGGCTTAATTTGAGTGGTCCCCGATTTGGATTTGGATTCATTGCAGGTCCGGACGCAAAAGATTTCCGCAGACCTGAAAAAGAAGGTGGCTGGGGAAGTTCACCGATCCTCTCCCATTTTGGCTATCAGTTTGAGATTTCTTACTTGAACCAAGGTAATATTCAGGGGCTATTTGAATTTCTTCCTTTGGTCTCCGGTGTTGAATATGGCTCCTTCATACCCAGTTTTACCTTCCTTCATGGAATCCGGTCAAATAAAACAGGTTTGGAATTTACCATTGGACCTACATTCAATACAACAAGAAGAACGGAGGGAGTTTACCTTGATGAAGGATGGACCTCCGTCAAAAAACCTAAAAGGCCTTTAACTATGGAGGAACTTAGTAACTCCAGAGAATCCCTTACACAAAGCGGTATTACCAAGATTGAAGGCGGATTAGCCATTGGTTTTGGAAAATCCTTTAGAAGTGGTCACGTTAACTTCCCAGTAAATGCCTATGTAGTTCTTAGAAAAGATAGTCCAAGATTCGGACTCTCTATTGGATTCAATACAAAAAAGTAGCATAAATCACAACATGAGAACACCCTTTAGAAAGGCCCGAAAATATTTTCGGGCCTTTCTAATTTTACAAATAGCCTCTGACTTTCTTAACTTTGCAAAAATTTTGGTCCATGCGTTTTCAAATGTTTGTTTTTGCAGTGTTGTTCAGTATGGTTTCTTACGGACAATCGGCTTACGTTCATCCTACCATTTACGATAAATTAAAACAGCGGACGGAAGTTGATGTGATTGTACTTTTAAAGGAAAAGGCTGACTTTCCGCTTTACAGGGAAAATTGGTCAAAGGAAGAAAAATCCACCTATGTGTTTCAACAACTGTCAACCCTTGCGGCCAAAAGCCAAAAATCTCTTTGTGACCATTTTAATAAATTAGGTCTTGAACACCAATCTTTTTGGATAGTCAATGCCATTAGAGTTAAAATTAATCAAAGCCTTTTACAAGAGATTGCCTCAAATCCAAACGTCAAAGCCATATTTTTTGATGAGCCTTTTTCCAATAATTTAGGACAGGACCTGAGTTTTAATAAAATGCAGCAAAGGGCTCCGGAAATCACTTGGGGGTTGACCAGGATTGGGGCAGATAAGGTTTGGCAAATGGGATTTGAGGGACAAGGCGTAACACTCGCTGGAGAAGACACCGGATACAAATGGGATCTGGAAGGCATAAAAGAGAAATATAGAGGATGGAATGGAACTTCCGTGGACCATAACTACAATTGGCATGATGGCATTCACACCATCAGCGTTTTGAGCGCGGACAGCCTCAACCCTTGTGGACTAAGTCTTAAAGAACCTTGTGATGACAATGGCCATGGCACTCATACTGCCGGCACCATGGTAGGAAGTACTACGGACAATTTGTATGGGGTTGCCCCTAAAGCTAAATGGATAGGATGCAGAAATATGGAACGAGGTAATGGAGCGCCATCCACTTACATTGAATGTTTTCAATTTTTTCTTGCGCCTACGGATCTGGATGGAAAAAATCCTAAACCAGAACTTGCTCCTCATGCAATTAACAACAGTTGGTATTGCAGTCAGTCAGAAGGCTGTAATGCTTCCAATTATGTGTACATGGAGGAAGTCATCAACAATCTGAAAAAGGCCGGAATTGTGGTAGTGGTTTCTGCCGGAAATGATGGTGTAGGTTGTGGTACAATCAGCAATCCTCCTGCTATGTTCGAAAACAGTTTTACGGTAGGTTCTTTTGCATCAAATGATACCATCAGTGGTTTTAGCAGCGCAGGACCGGTCCGAATCGACAGCAGTGGCAGAATAAAGCCAAATGTTGTTGCCCCAGGCTCTTATGTTATTTCCAGAACCCTGTCCGGAGAATTACAAGGGTGGTTTGGCACAAGTATGGCCGGACCTCACGTGGCCGGATTGGTTGCATTGATCATAAGTGCGCATCCGGCTCTGGCAGGACAAGTTGAAAAAATTGAAACCATCATTGAGTTAAGTGCACGTCCGGATGATGCAATCATTGATTGCGAAGGATTGGTTAATTCTGCTCGCCCAAATCATGTATATGGCTATGGTAAAATTCAGGCAGATGCTGCTGTCAAAATGGCACTTCTTTTAAAAATCGAAGAAGAGCAAAGAATGCTAACCGGTTTTACTATAAGCCCTAACCCGGCATCAGATTTGATTAAATTAGAGTTCATGGATGACGAATATCGCACCATTCAGGTTTATGACTTGCTTGGCCACCTGTTAATCGAAAAAATAATCACCCAGAAAATCAGTCTTGTTTCCATATCAGATCTACCTAAAGGAATTTGTGTATTTAAAGTAAAAGAAAGCGGACTTTCCCGATTGTTTTTGAAAATCTGATGATTAAATGGCCATCCAACTACATAACAAGGTCAATAGAGAAATCCTGATAAAAAAAATGAAGGAAAGTAGTGTCCAGAGAACTACAATTTCTTTTTATAACTACGTAAAAATTGCGAATCCAGAACTATTCAGAGATCACTTGTATTTGATTTTTGATAAATTAAATGTACTGGGAAGAATCTATATTGCGCATGAAGGTATCAACGCACAGATTTCTGTACCCAATGAATTTCTGGATCAATTTAAATCTGAAATATCAGAAATCACTTTTCTGAAAGACATCCGCTTGAATTATGCAATCGATGATGATGGAAAAAGTTTTTTCAAGCTTAAAATAAAAGTTCGTCCTAAAATCGTTGCCGATGGTTTAGATGATACTCGTTTTGATGTGACAGATTCTGGAATACATTTGGATGCAGAAGAATTTAATAAATTAACCGATAAAGAAGATGTGATAGTGGTAGATATGCGAAATCACTATGAAAGTGAGGTCGGCAAATTTGAAAACGCAATTACCCCGGATGTAGTGACTTTTAGAGAATCTTTGCCCATTGTTGCAGATTTATTGGCAGAAAAAAAAGACCATCCTGTGATCATGTATTGTACAGGAGGGATCCGTTGTGAAAAAGCTTCCGCATATATGAAGTACAGGGGATTCAAAGATGTTTACCAACTGAATGGAGGTATCATTGAGTATGCCCGACAGGTTAAAGAAAAAGGACTTAAAAATAAATTCATCGGCAAGAACTTTGTTTTCGATGAAAGGTTAGGGGAAAGAATATCCGAACAGGTGATCAGTAAATGTCACCAATGCGGAGCAATCTGTGACAGTCACACAAATTGTCTTAACGATCAATGCCACATACTCTTTATCCAATGCCCAACCTGCTCGGAAAAGTATCATCAATGTTGCAGTCAGCGATGTGCCGATTTTCTTTTACTTCCGGAAGAATTAAAAAATGAACTGGCCGGAAAATTAGAGTTTAATGGCTCTGCCTTTTCCAAAGGTCGCTACAAAGCCTTGGGAAAAGATGAACACCTCGATTTAACATAATCTGTTTAGATTTTCTCCATACTTCTTTTTACAAAATCAGTCAGGGCTGCTCCTTTGAGCATTTGCTGTTCCAGGAGAGCCAGTTCCAATAAATAGGTAGCAAGTGCCTGTCTGGAAGAATCCTCCGTAATAGTGACCAGTTTTTGAGCAATGACAGGATGATTTGAATTGATGATTACGGTATGGGAATCTTTAAACATGTCATCCTGCTCACCACGAGCAATATGCATCATATGTTGCATCTCAGACATTCGTCTCAAGAATTCAGGACGAACAATCTGAATAGGTGGGTCATTGGGAGAAAGTGCTTTTACTTCAGTACTTGAAGCTGAATTAACAGACAATTGTTTGAATAATTCTGTTACAGATTTTTGCTGATCTTCATTTAATACAGACTCTGGTTTTTCATCAAGATCTATGAGTCTATCAACCGTGTCTGAATCGATACGTTTGAAACTCATCTCTGCCTTGTATTCCAAATGCTGAATAAAATGATTGTCGATAACCTGATCCATCAATAAGACATCGTATCCTCTATTTTTACATTGTTGTATAATACCGTGATGCAATAACGGATCATGAGTATACAAAACATTCAATCGTTTGTTTTTATCTGTCTGTACGTCCTTAACTCTTTCCTTATATTCTTCTATGGTTTCATAAACCTTATCCACATTTTTGAATAGTGAAAAAGCCATTGCCTTTTCAGCAAATTTTTCATCTGAAATTAATCCGTATTTGATAAAGGTCCCAATGTCATCCCATTTCTTTTCAAAATCAGCACGATCTTTTTTAAACAGATCCTGTAGTTTTTCTGCTACTTTCTTGGTTATGTAACCTGTTATTTTACGGACATTGGCATCAGACTGTAAATAGGATCTGGAAACATTGAGCGGGATATCCGGTGAATCAATTACCCCATGCAATAACATCAAAAATTCAGGTACTATTTCTTTTACATCATCCGTCACAAAAACCTGATTGGAATACAGGTGGATTTTGTTTTTTTGAATCTCAAATTGATTTTTGATTTTTGGAAAATAAAGTATTCCGGTAAGATTAAAAGGATAATCAATGTTTAAATGAATCCAAAATAAAGGCTCTGTGGAAAATGGATACAACTCCTGATAGAAGGCTTTGTATTCTTCTTCTGTAATGTCATTCGGAGATTTTTTCCAAAGTGGATTGGTGTTGTTGATGATGTTCGGAACTTCTATTTCCTTCTCTTCTTCTCCTTCTTTAATGGTTTCTTTTTTTGTACCCAGTTGGATTGGAACAGGTAAAAATTTGCAGAATTTATCCAATAAGGTTTGCAATTTGAATTCCTCGAGATATTCCTGTGCATCCGCACTTAGATGAAGTACTATATCCGTCCCACGATCAGCTTTTTCATCCGTCTGAATGGTATACTCGGTCTCACCATTACAAGTCCATCTTACCGGCACAGAATCTGTTTTGTAAGATTTCGTGATCACTTCTACTTTCTCGGCCACCATAAAAGCAGAATAGAATCCAAGACCAAAGTGTCCGATAATATTTAACTCATCTTTGTATTTGTCTAAAAATTCCTGAGCAGAAGAAAAGGCGACTTGGTTAAGGTATTTATTTACTTCTTCCTCGTCCATACCAATGCCACGATCACGAATGGTCAGTGTTTTACTATCCTTGTCCGGAATGATTTCAATATTCAGATTTCCAAGCTCTCCTTTCATTTCTCCCCTATTGGAGAGCGCTTTTAATTTACTGGTTGCGTCAATAGCATTGGAAATTAATTCACGTAAAAATATCTCTTGTTCAGAGTAAAGGAATTTTTTGATAATTGGAAAAATGTTTTCCGTTTGTACAGATATCTTACCGCTTTGCATAGTCTTTTAAATTTGGTTTTGTATTGTCAAAGCCTGTGCCAGTCAGTTAAAAACTGACAAAATGACAATTGTAAAAAAGAAAAATCCCAGTCATTTGACCGGGATTTTATTTATCAAGGATTGATTTTTAATCTTTAATCCAACGCTTGGTTGTTTTGAGTCCGCCGGATTGGATTCTGACCAGGTAAATGCCTTTTTTATAATGATCCACACCCAATTCCAAATTGGTATTGTATGGATTAAGACTACCTTTTTCAATAAGTTGACCCATGAGATTAAGCACATAGTACTCTCCTTTAACCGGCTTCTCTAATTGAAGAATCAAATTAGACTTTACCGGATTGGCCAGAACATGAAAGTCTGGTCCGCCTGAAGGATTGGTGGTTGAGCTGGTAATGTCAAACTTGTTCCCGGAATTTAACACCTCCTTGGTATTGATGTCCTGAACCCAAACCAATACATAGACTTCATTCTCAACCCAAGAAGGGTCAATGGTTAATGAATAACTTAAATTTTGACTTCCACCATTGTCGGAAAGGGAAATAGGGTCGCCATCAGCCTGGCTGATAAATTTTCGAAATACATTATGGTGTACTTTTTCTCCATTTGGAGAAGCTAAGTTTATTTTTCGCTCTACTGCCGCTGCGTATACCCTAAATGTCCCTGATGGCTTATTTCCAACAGTCTTTATTTCTACACTGATGTTCCTTAAGCTGGAACCGGTTTCTTTCACCACCACTTGCACGGGGGAGGTCTTGTTTAACTCAGCGTCCAATACAGCAGCATTAACGGATGATAGAGATTTTTTGGAAGTACCATGAATAACCAGTGTGGGTGTGCTGTTTATTGCATAATAATTTGCTCTTAGCGAATTCTCTGTTTTGTTGGCCTGGTATAAAGTACAAGCTGTGTATGGAAATGAAGGATGCACCGTCATGTGGTGATAATTTCCTTCATACTTTGTGAGAAGGCTATAAAAACTAGGATTTCTAGCACCACAGATGCCACAATATGTATTTGTAAAGTGCTCCATAAAAATATAACGCTTTGCTTGCGCGTTGATATCAGAAGCTATTTGGATGATCAATAAAGAGAGGAGTAGAATTCTTTTCATAAGCATGTATTGCAATATCAGTTACAAAAATAATTAAACATCGCCATATTGCATAATGTTCAACATATTAATTATTTTTGTAATATTATCTTGACTTGCATAGATTGCGGGAATTTTATTGGGGTTCTGTTTTCCAACGGTTTACATTGATCGGCATATTTGTCTGTATCAGTAGGGTTTGTTATGCCCAGGAGACCTTGCGGCAAGATTATTACCTAGCCACTAAAGATAGTTTAAGGCTTTCGGACAGTCTTAACTTTTACTTTCCCGAATCCTTCTGTTATTCCAAAGATCGTTCAGTAAGTTTTGGCTATGAAAAGTTAAAAATTTCAGGGTCTACCATATACTTTGGCCCTGAACTGATTAAGCAATACGACTCTCTATGGCTTAGCCTGCGTGTCTTTCCAATTGTATTCAACAAATATAAATTTATTCTGGACTCTTCCCTCCACCAAAATGCTGCTATTCCGGATTATGCCCTGGAAGGTTACCGTCCAAAGAAAAATACAGACTGGTGGGATTCCAAAGGCATCGAATATTCAGGTAACTATACCCGTGGATTGAGTTTAGGTAGCAACCAATCCTTAATTTTGAATTCTGCACTTAACCTTCAGCTGAGTGGCGATCTTGGAGATGGAATTACCTTGACAGGTGCCATCTCGGACAATCAGATTCCCATCCAGCCCGATGGAAATACCCGGCAAATACAGGAATTCGACCGGTTGTTTCTAAAATTGAGCAAAGGGAAAAACAGTCTCACTGCCGGAGATTTTGAACTGACCAGGCCGATCGGTTATTTCCAAAATTATTACAAAAAATCTCAGGGTGGATTAATCGATTACTATCATAATCTAGGCAAATGGAAGTTAAATCATAAATTATCCCTTGGAATTTCAAGAGGTAAATTCAACCGGCAAAATATCCTCATTGTTAACGGCAATCAAGGACCATACAGACTTAAGGGCCGTGATGGAGAAAGCTTTATCATTCTATTGGCTGGAACAGAAAAAGTATTTATTGATGGAATTCAGCTGACCAGAGGGGAGGATGCGGATTATGTAATGGATTACAATCTTGCGGAAATTCGTTTTACACCAAAGCGCCTGGTAACGGACCAAATGAGGGTCTTTGTAGAATTCGAATATGCTGATCAGTATTATCTACGGACCATAAACACCTACAATGCTCAGGCATCTAAGGGAAAATGGTTTACTTACCTAAATTTTTACCAGGAGAAAGACAGTAAAAGACCCGCCGTATCTTCCGACCAGGATTCTACAGATCGGGTAATTTTATTTGCCAGTGGTGATCAAAGTGAATTGGCTGTAAGGTCAAGCATAAGTAAAAGTGGAAATCAATTTAATCCAAACAGAATATATTATTCCTTAAAAGATACCAGTGTTCTGATCCAGGGTCAGCTTCGTTTGTTCAGTATACTGGAATATAATGACATGCCGGACAGCAATTCCTTGCAGGCCTCTTTTGCTGAAATAGGACCCGGGAAAGGCACTTATCAACTTAAACGTTCTAATGCAAATGGCAGAGTATATGAATGGGTAGGATACCATCCATTAACTGGTGTTTTATTGGGTTCTTATACCCCTGCAATTCCGCTTATCGCTCCACGAAGTCACAGCATGCTGATGACAGGTGTCCACTATAACTCATTAGAAAAGGATAAAGCCGGTTTTAATTTGGAGACGGGAATTTCACTATTGGACAAAAACAGGATTTCATCCAAAGATGATGGTGACAATATTGGTTTCGCCTCACGAATTGATCTTCGTAGCCAGAAATATTCCAAAAAGTGGTTTGGCATTCAAATGATGGGTAATCATGAGTTTAACGATTACAGGTTTGTTGCTTTAAATCCCTACCGAAATCAGGAATTCAGCAGAGATTGGAACATTCAATCTCAAACCGGTTCCAGAGATCAAATCTATACCGGACGCGCGAACATGATTTTTGGAAAGCATTTGAATTCCTTTGCAGAATACAAGGCTTTCGATCGTTCCATAGGCTTTAAAGGAAGCAAACAGGAAGTGGGTATTCAATGGAATGATGGCCTGCAGTCATTTCAATTAAAACTGGATTTCCTACAAACAAAAGCTGAATTGGAAAAAACTAACTATAACCGTCCCGGTTTTAAATTCTCCAGGCAATTTGGAAAAAAAATTAGTGTACAAACTTATTTTGAGCAGGAAGTAAATTCAAGGAGATCAACCCAACAAGACAGTCTTTTTCTCTCGAGTTTTTACTTTAATGTTTACGGAGCAAATTTTAAATATGAGAGCAGTTCAGCCTGGATTCAGAAACTGGATTTTCGTCGTAGAACGGACCAAATTTCAGAAGGAAAAAACTTTCAAAAATTCAGTATTTCTGATGAACTCACTTTTAGTTCGAGCATTCCAAAATCTAAAACAGGACAATGGGATGGACAACTGAGTGTTAGAAACATCAGTTATTCAAATCCAACTTTGAATGATTCGCTTGGACAATATTATTTTCTTGGTCAAATGGATCATTCTCTATCGCTTCAAAAAAACTCAATTCGCATCAAGAATGTCTATTCCATTCAATCCGGGGCTGAGCCAAGAGTAGAGTTTATTTTTGAAGAGCGCAGACCTGGGGATGGTGATTACATTTTTATGGATTTCAATGGAGATGGTATTCGCCAAATTCAGGAATACGTATTTGCACCTGAAGTGGACACCGCTAGATTTGTCCGAATTCAATTGTTTAATTCTGAGTACATTCAGACATTCCAATCTTTGTTGAATCAGGTTGTTCAGGTGGATTTTAACCGCTTGCTGCCTTCGCTTCATCCAAAGAATTTTTTGCGCAAATTATACTTTGAGTCTATCCTTAGATTTAATTCGAAACTAAGCCCAGAAACTGAATGGTATCAACAAATTAATCCCTTTGTTTTAAATCAATTGGGAGAAAAGTCATTAGCTTTTCAGAAATTTTCCCAACAACATTTGTATGTCAACAGAGCAAATCCACGATATGAAATTCAACACTCCATACTTAGCAGCAGTAATCGTCAACTGCTTACTTCAGGTGTGGACGAAAGAACCATTCTTGAATTTCAATCAAAATCACGACTGACTACATTTTCAAAAATGGATTGGATATTTACCTACAACTTTAGAAACGAAAAGAAATTTACCGAATCATATGCGTTACAAAACTATCTGATTGAGTCTTCCAAATTTGAAGGTAATCTGGTGTATCGAATCCATCAAAACCACAGAATAAACGGATCCTTTTTATACCGAAATTACAAAGAGCTGGAGACCAGTTTTGAAAAAGCCGGTATTAAACAATTTCAAATTGGTGGTCAAAGTACCATTCGAAAAAAAATCTCCTTGCGTTCTGAAGTCAAATGGATCATTATCGATTATAGAGGTAATTCAGGTACTGCAGTAGAATACATCATGCTGGATGGATTTAAAGATGGAAACAATTTAAGCATGGAATATTATCTGGATATTAAGTTTTCAGATGTCATCACAGCGCAATTTAGTTACTTCGTTAGAAAATCTGCCGAGTCTACGCCTATCCAAACAGGACGGGCTTCGATCAGGGCTAATTTCTAAATGAATCTAAGGATCAAC is a genomic window containing:
- a CDS encoding gliding motility-associated C-terminal domain-containing protein, with protein sequence MKCIKTATRSRMILIQSLLVFIFLAIINPLLIAQSNEGTEFWFSFLEHRDRGNARLCMISSKHNTSGTISMDAIGWSVNFNLPANTIITISIPPEAENFGSEIKASKGVNVITQLPSSVYIHQFHEFRSDAALVLPISSLGSEYYAMTYSGYENNDDHYPSEFVLVATQDQTMIDLEFSADTRGGQKKFSTQQITLDKGETYQVQAAKVTDDLSGTYLRGNKNFAVFSGNRWTQIPTGCGNRDNTLEQMYPIETWGKEFIAVPSKFVNYDLFRVLAAEDFTEVVIHTYNPSSQQTITLNKGQWREFRLSQKSAYIKSNHPVMLAQFLVGGNCNGLNGLGDPSMVLLNSIEQYRDTVTLFNSPYENIINNFINIIIQSRDSSKLTVDGKTLNQWGANLTTVGDSNQFAFVQLEVKDGPHTLISQGCGLIAVAYGYGQAESYAYGGGANFFKINQIPIPDGSCLNDSLLMKSGLPPSRFTVSWDLGDGTRSNLHEFKHRFKALGNYTVQLFVHDLCRNTFDTLDKKILVTLRQGLTAYPDTTVCIGSEITLHAVDRDESSYLWTGPNGFNSDLQDPRLTITDVLQSGTYTVMSDYYGCASFPKNLSVIVHENPKPDLGKDLYFCPERESVILKTSYSSGLVWQDGSMNPEFIADKAGLYSIQVTNEYYCIGTDSILLEERCPAEYFFPNIFSPNGDGINDFFLPKTTYLNSYKLQIFSRWGELLFQSEDPNTGWDGTANGQVMVPGVYVYVFSYTGYDDRYQTLHKTVSGDLTLIR
- a CDS encoding S8 family peptidase; this translates as MRFQMFVFAVLFSMVSYGQSAYVHPTIYDKLKQRTEVDVIVLLKEKADFPLYRENWSKEEKSTYVFQQLSTLAAKSQKSLCDHFNKLGLEHQSFWIVNAIRVKINQSLLQEIASNPNVKAIFFDEPFSNNLGQDLSFNKMQQRAPEITWGLTRIGADKVWQMGFEGQGVTLAGEDTGYKWDLEGIKEKYRGWNGTSVDHNYNWHDGIHTISVLSADSLNPCGLSLKEPCDDNGHGTHTAGTMVGSTTDNLYGVAPKAKWIGCRNMERGNGAPSTYIECFQFFLAPTDLDGKNPKPELAPHAINNSWYCSQSEGCNASNYVYMEEVINNLKKAGIVVVVSAGNDGVGCGTISNPPAMFENSFTVGSFASNDTISGFSSAGPVRIDSSGRIKPNVVAPGSYVISRTLSGELQGWFGTSMAGPHVAGLVALIISAHPALAGQVEKIETIIELSARPDDAIIDCEGLVNSARPNHVYGYGKIQADAAVKMALLLKIEEEQRMLTGFTISPNPASDLIKLEFMDDEYRTIQVYDLLGHLLIEKIITQKISLVSISDLPKGICVFKVKESGLSRLFLKI
- a CDS encoding rhodanese-related sulfurtransferase, producing the protein MQLHNKVNREILIKKMKESSVQRTTISFYNYVKIANPELFRDHLYLIFDKLNVLGRIYIAHEGINAQISVPNEFLDQFKSEISEITFLKDIRLNYAIDDDGKSFFKLKIKVRPKIVADGLDDTRFDVTDSGIHLDAEEFNKLTDKEDVIVVDMRNHYESEVGKFENAITPDVVTFRESLPIVADLLAEKKDHPVIMYCTGGIRCEKASAYMKYRGFKDVYQLNGGIIEYARQVKEKGLKNKFIGKNFVFDERLGERISEQVISKCHQCGAICDSHTNCLNDQCHILFIQCPTCSEKYHQCCSQRCADFLLLPEELKNELAGKLEFNGSAFSKGRYKALGKDEHLDLT
- the htpG gene encoding molecular chaperone HtpG, whose translation is MQSGKISVQTENIFPIIKKFLYSEQEIFLRELISNAIDATSKLKALSNRGEMKGELGNLNIEIIPDKDSKTLTIRDRGIGMDEEEVNKYLNQVAFSSAQEFLDKYKDELNIIGHFGLGFYSAFMVAEKVEVITKSYKTDSVPVRWTCNGETEYTIQTDEKADRGTDIVLHLSADAQEYLEEFKLQTLLDKFCKFLPVPIQLGTKKETIKEGEEEKEIEVPNIINNTNPLWKKSPNDITEEEYKAFYQELYPFSTEPLFWIHLNIDYPFNLTGILYFPKIKNQFEIQKNKIHLYSNQVFVTDDVKEIVPEFLMLLHGVIDSPDIPLNVSRSYLQSDANVRKITGYITKKVAEKLQDLFKKDRADFEKKWDDIGTFIKYGLISDEKFAEKAMAFSLFKNVDKVYETIEEYKERVKDVQTDKNKRLNVLYTHDPLLHHGIIQQCKNRGYDVLLMDQVIDNHFIQHLEYKAEMSFKRIDSDTVDRLIDLDEKPESVLNEDQQKSVTELFKQLSVNSASSTEVKALSPNDPPIQIVRPEFLRRMSEMQHMMHIARGEQDDMFKDSHTVIINSNHPVIAQKLVTITEDSSRQALATYLLELALLEQQMLKGAALTDFVKRSMEKI